The following nucleotide sequence is from Firmicutes bacterium ASF500.
CGGGGAATTTTGGGAACAGATTGAAAAAGAGGAGAACATTTAATGGAACAAAGCAAAAATATTTTAATTATCAGCGACATGCCCGGTTATGGAAAAATGGGAATGGCGGGCATGCTGCCCATTCTGTCCAACATGGGCCACAGCATTTATAACCTGCCCACCGCACTGGTGTCCAACAACTTCGATTATGGAAAATTTTCCGTGCTGGACACCACCCAGTACATGCGGGAGACCATCCAGGTCTGGCAGGCCCTGGGCTTCCAGTTCGACTGCATCACCACCGGCTTTCTGGCCTCGGCGGACCAGGTGGACCTGCTCCGGGATTTTATCGACAGCCAGCGGAAGGAGGACTTTCTGGTGATCACCGACCCCATCATGGGGGACGGCGGCAAGCTGTACAACGGCTCCACCCGGGAGACTGTGGAGAATATGAGCCGCTTCGCCGGGGTAGCCGATGTGGTCGTTCCCAACCTGACGGAGGCGGAGTTCCTAACCGGGGTGTATGAGGGTCAGGAGACCCTGACCGCCGGGGAGGCCCGTCAGGTGCTGGATGGCCTGCTGTCCCTGGGGCCCAAGTCGGCGGTCATCACCAGCGGTCGGGAGACAGAGACGGGCCGTCATGTGGTCTGGGGCTTTGACGGAAAGACCGGGGAGTACTTCAACGTGCCCTACCGTTTCATCAAGGCCCATTTCCCGGGCACCGGGGATATCTTTACCTCCCTGCTCACCGGCAAGCTGCTGGAGGGGCGGACGCTCCCCCAGGCGGTGAAGAAGGCGGTGGACCTGCTGGAGCGGCTCATTTTCATGGAACAGGACGTGGCCGAGCGAAACAACGGCATCCGCATCGAGAAGTATTTGAGCGTGCTGACGGAGTGAAGGAGGAGGCAGACCTATGCCCTTTCCACTGACAGAGGAACAACGAAACATTGTAGACGACCGGGGCGGCGAGTTGCTGGTGTCGGCGGCGGCGGGGTCGGGGAAGACCCGGGTGCTGGTGGAGCGGCTGCTGGACCGGGTGGCCAAGGAGGGGGCTGATATCGACCGCTTCCTGGTCATCACCTACACCAAGGCGGCGGCGGCGGAGCTGCGGGGGCGCATCGCCCAGGAGCTGTCCGACCGGCTGGCGGAGAACCCCAACGACCGCCACCTGCGCCGCCAGACGGTGCTGGTCTACCGGGCCAATATCTCCACCATACACGCCTTCTGCGCCGCCCTCCTTCGGGAGAGCGGCCACCTGCTGGACCTGGACCCGGACTTCCGCCTGTGCGACGAGGGGGAGAGCCGTGTGCTGATGGAGCAGGTGCTGGAGGAGGTGCTGGACAAGCGGTATGAGGAGCTGTCCCTAGACAGCCCCTTTGCCGTTTTGGTGGACACCCTGTCCGCCGGGCGGGACGACAGCCGCCTGGCCCAGATCGCGCTGAGGATCTTCTCCCAGGTCCAGAGCCACCCGGACCCCACCCGCTGGCTGGAGGAGCAGAAGGACATCTGGACGCTGGAGGGCGTGTCCGACCTGGCCCAGACCCCCTGGGGGGCGCTGCTGCTGGAGGACGCCCGGCGTCGGGCGGGCTTCTGCCGGGACCGGCTGGAGCAGGCCCTGGCCTTGACCGGGGAGGACGAGCTGCTGGAGGCCAACTATGGCCCGTCCATCACTGCCACCCTGGAGGCGGTGGAGGACTTCCTGACCGCCCGCGGCTGGGATGAGGCGGCGGCAGTCCTGCCCATCCCCTTCCCCGACGCCGGGAGAAAGAAGAAGCGGAGCGCAGAGCTCAGCCCCTTTGAGGAGGAGCGAGCCATTCAGGCCAGGGAGCGGGTGAAGTCCATCCGGGCCCGGTGCAAGAAGCTGCTGGACAAGCTGGCGGAGGACTTTAGCGGAACGACAGACGAGGTGCTGGAGGAGCTGGCCCTGTCCCGTCCCGCCGTCCAGGCGCTGATGGACCTGGTGCTGGATTTTCAGACCGCCTTTTCCAAGGAAAAGGCCCGGCGGGGTATGGTGGACTTCTCCGACCTGGAGCACTTCGCCGTCAAGCTGCTGGTGGGGGAGGACGGGGCGCCCACCGAACTGGCCCAGTACTGGGGGGCCCGGTTCGACGAGGTGCTGGTGGACGAGTATCAGGACACCAACCAGGTGCAGAACGCCATCTTTAACGCCATCTCCGGCGGGGGACGGCGGCTGTTCCAGGTGGGGGACGTGAAGCAGTCCATTTACCGGTTCCGTCTGGCCGACCCCACCATTTTCCTGGACAAATATCGCCGCTTCCCGGATGGAGAGGCGGCGTTGGAGGGACAGCCCAGAAGGCGTCTGCTGTCCCAAAATTTCCGCTCCCGGCCCCAGGTGCTGGAGGGGTGCAACGACCTGTTTCGGAGCATTATGTCAACTGAATTTGGGGAGCTGGACTATACCGACGATCAGGCGCTGGTGCCGGGGAAGGCGTTTTTGGACGGTGTCGGGCAGCGGGAGAATGATGTCAGCCCCTACGCCCTGGAGCTGGATGCGCTGGACCTGTCCTTTCTTGGGGAGCAGGAGGGGGAGAAGGAGAGCAAGGACCTCCTGGAGGCCCGCTTCGCGGCCCGGCGGGTCCGGGAGCTGCTGGATCAGCCCCTGATGATCGAGGAGGGGGACGGCCTGCGGCCCCTGCGCCCGTCTGACGTGATGATTCTCCTGCGCAGTCCGCGCTCGGTGACGCACCACTATCTGCTGGCCCTCAACCAGGAGGGGGTCCCCTGGACCGCCCAGGGCGGGGACGACTTTTTTGAGACCACCGAGGTCAACGTGGCCCTGTCCATTTTACAGATTGTGGACAACCCCCGCCAGGACGTGGCCCTGATTTCGGCCCTGCGCTCCCCGGTGTACGGCTTTACCGGCGACCAGCTGGCCCTCCTCCGGGCGGACAGCGGCGGGGACTTCTACACCGCCCTGGTCCGCGCCGCCGAGGGAGGGGACCAGGCGTGCCGGAGCTTTCTGGAGCAGCTGGAGGAGCTGCGGGACTGCGCCGGGGACCGCACCTGCCGCCAGCTGATTTGGCACATCTTTGAGCGGACCAATATGCTGGGCATTTTCGGCGCTATGGAGGGGGGCGGCGAGCGGCGGAGCAATCTGCTGTCCCTCTACGCCCTGGCCGGGCGGCTGGAGGACAGCGGGTGCCGCACCCTGTTCCAGTTCCTCCTGCGGCTGGAGCGGCTGAGAAACGCCGGTCTCCGGTTGGGAACCGCCCCCGACGGCGGCCCGGGCGGGGAGGGGGTGTCCATCCTGTCCATCCACCACTCCAAAGGGCTGGAAAAGCCGGTGGTGCTGGTGTGCGGGCTGACCCGGCGGCTCAACCGGGACGACATGATGCGCCCGGTGTTGTTCCACTCCAAGCTGGGGGTGGGCCCCAAGGGGCTGGACCGGGAGCGGATGGTGGAGTACACCACCCTGGCCCGTCAGGCGGTGGCCCGCCAGCTGGAACGGGAGATGATGGCGGAGGAGCTGCGGCTGCTCTATGTGGCTATGACCCGTGCCCGGGAGAAGCTGATCCTTTCCCTGGCCCTGCCCGAGGGGGCGGGTGCCCTGAAGCGGCTGGGGGACAGTCTGCCCATCAGCCCCATGGCCCTGGAGCAGCAGCAGAGCGTGGGGGCCTGGGTGCTCCTTCACGCCATCACCCGGCCCGAAGGGGAGGCTCTTCGGGCGCTGGCGGAAATTTTCAATGTCACCCCGCCGCAGCGCACCGGACCGGCCTGGGACATCCGCTGGATGGACGGGACCGCTCTGGGAGGGGAGTGTAAAGTGAAAGGCCATTACACTGATCTCCCGGAGGGGGCGGAGCCTGACGAGGACCTGTCCGCCCGGCTGAGATGGGTCTATCCCCATCTCGCGGCGGCGAATCTGCCCTCCAAGCTCACCGCCACCCAGATCAAGGGCCGGCCCCTGGACCGGGAGGCGGCGGAGGACACCGCCGTCACCACCCCCAGAGGCCAGCCCATCACCCGGCCCGACTTCATCGCTCAGGACCGGGGCCTCACCCCCGCCCAGCGGGGCACCGCTCTCCATTTGGCGATGCAGTACCTCCCCCTGGACATGGAGCCCGCCCCCCAGGCAGTGGGGGAGGAGCTGGACCGGCTGACTGAGGCGGGGTTTCTTACCAAACTCCAGCGCCAGGCGGTGGAGCCGGAGCGGCTGTCCGCCTTTCTGGCCAGCCCTCTGGGCCGGGCTATGGCGGCGGCGGGGAAGCGGTGCCGCCGGGAGTTTAAATTCTCCATTCTGGTCTCCGCCCTGGACTACTTCCCCGAGGGAAGGGGGGAGGAGGTCCTTCTCCAAGGGGTTATCGACGCCTGGTTTGAGGGGGAGGACGGCTCCGTTACGGTGGTGGACTTCAAAAGCGACCGGGTCCGCCCCGGTGGGGAGCAGTCCCGGGCCGAGGAGTACCGCCCTCAGCTCGCCGCCTACTGTCAGGCCCTGTCCGCCATCCTGAGCAAGCCTGTCAACCGGCAGGTGCTGTGGTTTTTTGCTACAGACAGCCTAGTGGAGTTGTAAATGAAAAAATGTTGCAAAAGGACAGTATATGTGGTATTCTAAATGCGGCAAAAGGATATTATCTTATAAATTTGAGGAGGAAAGAGAACATGAAAAAAACTCTATCCCTGGCGTTGGCGCTGGTTATGTGTCTGGCATTGTTCCCTGTGACAGTATCGGCCCTGAATGATGGAACCTTCGACTACACGATTTCTGATGATGGTGTTGCCATCAATCGCCTGATCGATATGTCCATAGAAGATTTGGTGATTCCCGATACGATTGCTGGCAAGCCGGTGGTGAGTGTTACCGGCCTGCACGGGAGTGGCTGTAAGCTTAGAAGCGTCGTGATTCCAAGCAGCGTTAAAGAAATCGGGTATATGTGCTTCAAAAATTCTTATCGGTCATGTGAATACTTGACTTCGGTTACCTTGTCTGAAGGTTTGGAGAAAATCGGATATCAGGCTTTCGATGGTACCCATATCACTAGCATTGTAATTCCAGAAAGTGTAAAAACAATAGAATATGATGCATTTCGATATTGTGAGTATTTGACAAGCGTTAAACTGCCCAGCCAGTTGGAGGCGATTCCGAGACAGTGTTTTGCCAACTGTACAAGTTTAGATGATATCATCATCCCGGATAAGGTCACTTCGATTGGACGCCATGCATTAACTGAAACGGCTATTACCAAGATAAGTGTTCCAACAGGTGTAAAGAAAATCGATGATTTCTGTGTTAGCTGTAAAAACCTTAGTGAAGTTGAGTTGCCTTATGGACTGGAAGAAATTGGGGGGAACTCTTTTAGTGGATGTTCGAAGTTGAAGTCTGTTTTGATCCCAACTACTGTAAAGGTGGTCGGCTTGCACTCATTTAACAATTCTGGTATAGAGGAAATTATTCTACCGTATGGAGTTGAAACATTCTATGGGGCTGGTTATAATTGTGATAATTTGACTGGTATCTATGCTCCTTCCACTGTAAGATCACTTCATTCCATTGTGGATAATGCTATTGTTTATTGCATGCCTGACTCGAAAGTGGAGGCAGAATGTAAAAAAGATGGCATTTCCTGCCTATCTGACATCTCCTGTGACACCCGGATCAATGTGCTGCACAACGGCAAACGTATCTCCTTCGGAGCCTATGGACAAAACCCGGAGATTGTGAACAGCCGAACTATGGTGCCGCTGCGCTCCATCTTTGAGGCCATGGGGGCTGATATTCAGTGGGACGGAGCCACCCAGACTGTCACGGCCACCCGTGGGTCGAACAAGATTGTCATGACAGTGGGGCAGGCCGGCTATACGGTCAACGGTGCGGCCAAGACCATGGACACGCCGCCTATGATCCTCAATGACCGTACCATGGTTCCTGTCCGGGTGGTGGCGGAAAGTTTTGGCGCTGATGTGACTTGGCATGCCGCCTCTGGAACTGTGCTGATTAGCGAATAATTGCGATATGCGTTGACCCGCTCTATTTGGGGCGGGTCAATTTTATGTTTCCACCAAAATAATATCCTCCCCGAAGCGCTTCACGGCGTTCCAGGGGATGATCTTGTCCTCCTCCCGGCCAAACAGGCCGAAGAACCGCCGCCGGCCGGGGACGATGAGGGCCTTCACCTGGCCGGTCTCCAGGTCCACCTCCATGTCCCCCACGTAGCCGTACCGGGCTCCGTCCTCCACGCTGATGACCTCCTTATACCGCAGCTCCGCGATGCGAGTTTCCATTGGAATCGCTCCTTTATGATGGCCTCCGGCCCGAACGCGGGAAGCCGGTTAGTACAGCCTATGCGGGGCCGGGCCTGTCCCATGTCTTTAAGAAAACCTTCATGAAATCTTAATTTTCCCCCTACGCCGTCCTTAACAATCCTCTGTTAGGATTGCTTTGACAACAAGGAGAGGAGGCGCAGGGATATGACGGACTGGCTGTTTCCCGCCGCGCTGGCCCTTACGGGCACAATGGGAGTATTGATGGGGCTTTGGGGACTGTGGTATCTGATCTCCGGGCTGGCCTGCGTGCGGAAGCCGCAGGACTACGGCCTTCACCCCGCCCAGACAAAGTTCGCGATCCTGATCGCCGCCCGGAATGAGGAGCTGGTAATCGGTCCGCTGATCAACAGCCTGCTCACCCAGAGCTACCCGGCGAAGCTGTACGACATCTGGGTCATCCCTAACAACTGCGCCGACAACACCGCCCTGGCGGCCCGGAGCTTCGGGGCCAAGGTGCTGGAGTGCACCGTGCCGGTGAAGAGCAAGGGGGAGGTCCTCCGCTTCGCCTACAACCGCCTCCGTGGCCGGCGGTACGACGCCTGGCTGGTCTTCGACGCGGACAACGTGGTGGACCGGAATTTCCTGGCGGAGATGAACAACGTCCGGCTCACCGGCGTTCAGGCAGCTCAGGGCTATCGGGACAGCAAGAACCCCTACGACACCGCCCTGTCCGGCTGCTCCTCCATCTACTACTGGATGATGGACCGCTTCCACAACGGGGGAAAGGCGGGGCTGGGGCTGTCCGCCATGATCGGCGGCACCGGCTTCATGGTGACGCAGAGCCTGCTGGACAAGCTGGGCGGCTGGCGCACCGAGACCATCAGCGAGGACATGGAGATCACTGTCCAGGCCCTTCTGGCGGGGGAGCGGGTGGCCTATGCCCCCAAGGCCATCACCTACGACGAACAGCCCCTGACCTGGGAGCAGTCCTTCAAGCAGCGCCGCCGCTGGACCAGCGGCACCATCCAGGTTGCGGAGGCCTATCTGCCCGCCTTGGCTCAGGAGCTGGGGGAGCGGCCCCGGCTGGCCCTTCTGGACATGGGCTCCACCATGGTCCTGCCCGCCTATCAGCTGGCCGCCCTGGCGGGACTGATACCGCCGCGCTGGGCGGACGGACCCTGCTTCAGGCTGTGCTGCTGGGGCTGGCGGGGGCCTGCGGGAATATCGCCTGGGCGGCACTCACGGCCACCGCTGCCGCCGGGATCGTCATTACATTGGAGGGAAAATGGGACCGCCGTCTGTGGAAGGCACTGGGGACCTATTGGTTTTTCCTCCTCACCTGGCTGCCCATTGCCGCGTTCAGCTTTTGGAAACGGACCACCGTCTGGGAGGAGATCCGCCACACCCGGACCATGGCCCCACAGCTGCCCGGGAGATAAATAGGAACCGCCGTCCCGTAATGGGGCGGCGGTTTGTGATTTTATTGCACCGGCTCGAAGTCGGAGGCGGGACGGCGGCAGATGGGGCAGGTGTAATCCTCGGGGAGGGTGTCGCTCTCATAGATGAAGCCGCAGATCTTGCAGACAAAGCCGCGGGGCTTATCCTGGGCGGGCTCCACCTCGGGGGCGGGCTCTTCGCCCTTCACCGACGCGGCCAGGGCCTGGGCCAGCGCCTCCAGCTCGCTCTCCTGACCGGGGGCCAGGGCGGACTTGAGGGTGATGGGGGCCTCGAGCAGCTCCATATTCTTCATCTGGCTCAGAATTTCGGTCATCAGCTTGCCGCTGGCGGGGGCCCAGGAGCCGTTCTGAATGAGGGCCACTTTCCGGTTTTGCAGGTTGTGGTGGGCCAGGTCCCGGAGCAGGTGCTCCATGGGGTCGAAGATGCCGTTGTTGTAGGTGGGGCAGGCGAAGACGATGTGGCTGTATTTGAAGCAGTCGGACAGCACATAGGAGTAGTGGCTGGACGACACGTCATACATCTCCACCGGCACCCCCAGCTCAGCCAGGCGGCAGGCCAGGATGCTGGCGGCGGTCTCGGTATTTCCATAGATGGAGGCGAAGGGAATCACAACACCCTGGACCTCGGGCTCATAGGAGGCCCACTTCACATACCGGTCAATGATTTTTCCAAAATCCTTGCGCCAGATGGGGCCGTGGAGGGGGCAGATCATCTGGATGTCCAGCTTGGAGGCCTTGTTCAGCAGGGCCATGACCTGGGGACCGTACTTGCCCACAATGTTGGTGTAGTACCGGCGGGCCTCGTCCAGCCAGTCCCGCTCCCAGTCGATCTCGTCGGCGAAGAGGACGCCGTTCAGCGCTCCGAAGGAGCCGAAGCCGTCGGCGGAGAAGAGGATCTTGTCGGTGGAGTCATAGCTGACCACCACCTCGGGCCAGTGGACCATGGGGGCGGCCACAAAGGTGAAATGATGGCGGCCGGTGGACAGAGTGTCCCCCTCGTTCACCAGGATGGCCCCTTTGGGGTCGGCGGCGTGGAACTGGCGGATCATGTTGACGGCCTTGCCGTTGCACACGATCTTCGCCTCGGGGTGGCGGAGCATCAGGTCGCCCAAGGTGGCGGCGTGGTCGGGCTCCATGTGGTGGACGAAGATATAGTCCAGCGCCCGGCCGTTCAGGGCGTGCTCCAGGTTCTCCATGAACTGGGTCTGAACCGCCCGGTCCACCGTGTCAAAGAGGACGGTTTTTTCGTCCAGCAGCAGATAGGAGTTGTAGGACATCCCCCGGGGGACAGGGTGAGCCGCCTCAAAAATGGGGTGCTGACGGTCGTTGGAGCCGATCCAGATGAGGTCGTCGGTAATTTTACGGGTACAATACATGAGGAAAACCTCTCTTTCGTTCAGAAAATTTGTCATTAGATATTATAGCACAATTTGATTGAATGTGCGATAGTATTTTTGTCTGGAATCTGTTGCAAAAGGAAAATAAATCCCGTATAATATTTCTTCAAACTGCTGTAGAGCGCGACGACCCGGCGCGCCGTTTCAAGGGATAGGGCGTGCCCAGCAGTTACGCCCCGCAAAAGGAGATTTGAAATCATGTACCGTATCGACATTATGACATTATTCCCCGATGTGGTGGGAGATATGCTGTGTGAATCCGTGCTGGGCCGGGGGCAGGAGCGGGGGTATATCCGGGTGGAGTGCCACCAGATCCGGGATTACACCGTCAACAAGCAGAAGCAGGTGGACAACTACCCCTACGGCGGAGGCCGGGGGGCGGTGATGCAGGCCGATCCCCTTTACAGGTGCTGGGAGCACATCTGTCAGGAGGCGGGGGAGCGGGTCCACACCATCTACATGTCCCCGGCGGGCAGGACCTTCACCCAGTCCGACGCCCGGCGCTTAAAGGACGATTACCAGCGGCTTATCCTGGTCTGCGGCCACTACGAGGGCATCGACGAGCGCTTTATCGAGGAGTGCGTAGACGAGGAAATTTCCATCGGTGATTTCGTGATGACCGGCGGCGAGATCCCCGCTATGGCGGTGGCCGACGCGGTGTGCCGCCTGGTGCCCGGGGTGCTGTCCGACCCCTCCTGCTATGAGAACGAGAGCCACTGGAACGGCGCGCTGGAGGCCCCCCAGTACTCCCGGCCTGAGGTGTGGCACGGCCGGGCGGTGCCCCCCGTCCTCCTGTCGGGCAACCACGCCAAGGTGGAGCAGTGGCGGCGGAAGCAGTCCATTCTCCGTACCCGCCGGCGCAGGCCCGACCTGTATGAACGGCTGGACCTGTCCTCCAAGGAGGACCAGAAGCTGCTCCGAGAGCTGAAGGAGGAGCTGGGCGCGGAGGAGTGATTTATGTATCGTCCGCCGCCAGAGACATGACCGACACCTCAAAGGCGGTGCGCTCCTGGGGCTGGCCGTCGATCTCCTTGGTGTAGGTCCGGCTCTGGAGCCGGCCCTCCAGGGACAGGCGGTCTCCCACCTCCATGGCCCCGCAGCGGTAGGCCAGACTGCCCCAGGCGATGCAGGGGAGATAGTCCGCCCGGCCATACCGGCGGTTGACCGCCAAAATCATGTCGCAGATGGTACGGCCCAGCGGGGTGGCCCGGAGGATGGGCGGTTTACATAAGGTCCCGGACAGCTCCAGCCGGTTTTCGTCCTCCCCCTCGTCCTGGGCGAGGGTCCGGGCAAAGACGCTGACCACCAGCCGGCTGCCCACCCCGCTGCGGTTGTTGAAGGTCCGCACCTCCCCATAGACGGAGACAGGGCCGTCTCCGCAGAGGGAGAGCCGCTCCAGCTGTTCCCGGGAGGCGACGATGTTCAGCCGGTCCTCCGCCCCGGACAGCCGGCGCACCGCCAGGGGAAAGGTGAAATAGTCCACGCCGTGGTTGGCGTGGGAGAGGACGGGACGGGCGGCCATCCGCCCCCGGAGAAAAATTCGGTTGGTATTGGTCTGCATGGAAGCAACAACTCCTTGTCTTATCCTGTGTCGCTTCCATCCTATGCGGGCCGGTGGGAGGGTATGTCCTATTTCTTCTTTGCTTTGCCCTGTAGGGGCTGACCGACTATCCCAGAAAAACGACCACTTATCCGGCAAAAAAGCGGGACAGGCTGTACCTGTCCCGCTTTTGGTTAAGGGAGGACTGCTTGAGGCTTACTTGACGGAGCCGTGGAGAATGGGGGAGAGGGGCTTGTAGACCAGGAAGCAGAAAACGGTGGTCAAAAGTCCTTTCAGCAAAGTGAAGGGGGCGTTGAAGATGATAAGACACTCCATCAGTCCGTTGACGCCGGGGCGGATGGACTGATACATGGCGATGATCTTGTCAATGGCCATGAATTTGGTGTAAACGGGGTAGGAGATGTAGTAGTTGCAGGGGATGGAGAGCAGGGCCATGACCACAGCGCCAGCCAGTGCGCCGATGAGGGCGGTCTTACGGGACTTTTTGTAGTGGTAGATCACGCCGGCGGTGAAGGAGAAGGCGGCGCCCAGGATGAAGTTGCACAGTTCTCCAGCATAGGCGGTAGAGGTGCCCTTGATGATCACCTTGAGCAGGTTTTTCAGGAAGGTGACGACCACGCCGTACCAGGGCCCCAGGGAAAAGGCGGCCAGCAGCTCAGGCAGGTCGGAGATGTCCATTTTGACGAAGGTGGGGATCAGGAAGGGGATGGGGAAGTCGAACATGTTGAGCACGCAGGCCACCGCCGAAAGCATGGCGGTGACGGTGAGAGCCCGGGCAGAGATGGAACGTTTTGCTTTGGCAATGGTGGCTGGATTGGACATAAAAAACACTCCTTTTTTGATTTTGACCGCTGAAAGACTATGCCTTCCAGGTGTCAAAACAAACA
It contains:
- the pdxK gene encoding Pyridoxine/pyridoxal/pyridoxamine kinase, whose product is MEQSKNILIISDMPGYGKMGMAGMLPILSNMGHSIYNLPTALVSNNFDYGKFSVLDTTQYMRETIQVWQALGFQFDCITTGFLASADQVDLLRDFIDSQRKEDFLVITDPIMGDGGKLYNGSTRETVENMSRFAGVADVVVPNLTEAEFLTGVYEGQETLTAGEARQVLDGLLSLGPKSAVITSGRETETGRHVVWGFDGKTGEYFNVPYRFIKAHFPGTGDIFTSLLTGKLLEGRTLPQAVKKAVDLLERLIFMEQDVAERNNGIRIEKYLSVLTE
- the addA gene encoding ATP-dependent helicase/nuclease subunit A; translation: MPFPLTEEQRNIVDDRGGELLVSAAAGSGKTRVLVERLLDRVAKEGADIDRFLVITYTKAAAAELRGRIAQELSDRLAENPNDRHLRRQTVLVYRANISTIHAFCAALLRESGHLLDLDPDFRLCDEGESRVLMEQVLEEVLDKRYEELSLDSPFAVLVDTLSAGRDDSRLAQIALRIFSQVQSHPDPTRWLEEQKDIWTLEGVSDLAQTPWGALLLEDARRRAGFCRDRLEQALALTGEDELLEANYGPSITATLEAVEDFLTARGWDEAAAVLPIPFPDAGRKKKRSAELSPFEEERAIQARERVKSIRARCKKLLDKLAEDFSGTTDEVLEELALSRPAVQALMDLVLDFQTAFSKEKARRGMVDFSDLEHFAVKLLVGEDGAPTELAQYWGARFDEVLVDEYQDTNQVQNAIFNAISGGGRRLFQVGDVKQSIYRFRLADPTIFLDKYRRFPDGEAALEGQPRRRLLSQNFRSRPQVLEGCNDLFRSIMSTEFGELDYTDDQALVPGKAFLDGVGQRENDVSPYALELDALDLSFLGEQEGEKESKDLLEARFAARRVRELLDQPLMIEEGDGLRPLRPSDVMILLRSPRSVTHHYLLALNQEGVPWTAQGGDDFFETTEVNVALSILQIVDNPRQDVALISALRSPVYGFTGDQLALLRADSGGDFYTALVRAAEGGDQACRSFLEQLEELRDCAGDRTCRQLIWHIFERTNMLGIFGAMEGGGERRSNLLSLYALAGRLEDSGCRTLFQFLLRLERLRNAGLRLGTAPDGGPGGEGVSILSIHHSKGLEKPVVLVCGLTRRLNRDDMMRPVLFHSKLGVGPKGLDRERMVEYTTLARQAVARQLEREMMAEELRLLYVAMTRAREKLILSLALPEGAGALKRLGDSLPISPMALEQQQSVGAWVLLHAITRPEGEALRALAEIFNVTPPQRTGPAWDIRWMDGTALGGECKVKGHYTDLPEGAEPDEDLSARLRWVYPHLAAANLPSKLTATQIKGRPLDREAAEDTAVTTPRGQPITRPDFIAQDRGLTPAQRGTALHLAMQYLPLDMEPAPQAVGEELDRLTEAGFLTKLQRQAVEPERLSAFLASPLGRAMAAAGKRCRREFKFSILVSALDYFPEGRGEEVLLQGVIDAWFEGEDGSVTVVDFKSDRVRPGGEQSRAEEYRPQLAAYCQALSAILSKPVNRQVLWFFATDSLVEL
- the ylmC gene encoding putative sporulation protein YlmC; amino-acid sequence: METRIAELRYKEVISVEDGARYGYVGDMEVDLETGQVKALIVPGRRRFFGLFGREEDKIIPWNAVKRFGEDIILVET
- the norV gene encoding Anaerobic nitric oxide reductase flavorubredoxin, translating into MYCTRKITDDLIWIGSNDRQHPIFEAAHPVPRGMSYNSYLLLDEKTVLFDTVDRAVQTQFMENLEHALNGRALDYIFVHHMEPDHAATLGDLMLRHPEAKIVCNGKAVNMIRQFHAADPKGAILVNEGDTLSTGRHHFTFVAAPMVHWPEVVVSYDSTDKILFSADGFGSFGALNGVLFADEIDWERDWLDEARRYYTNIVGKYGPQVMALLNKASKLDIQMICPLHGPIWRKDFGKIIDRYVKWASYEPEVQGVVIPFASIYGNTETAASILACRLAELGVPVEMYDVSSSHYSYVLSDCFKYSHIVFACPTYNNGIFDPMEHLLRDLAHHNLQNRKVALIQNGSWAPASGKLMTEILSQMKNMELLEAPITLKSALAPGQESELEALAQALAASVKGEEPAPEVEPAQDKPRGFVCKICGFIYESDTLPEDYTCPICRRPASDFEPVQ
- the trmD gene encoding tRNA (guanine-N(1)-)-methyltransferase codes for the protein MYRIDIMTLFPDVVGDMLCESVLGRGQERGYIRVECHQIRDYTVNKQKQVDNYPYGGGRGAVMQADPLYRCWEHICQEAGERVHTIYMSPAGRTFTQSDARRLKDDYQRLILVCGHYEGIDERFIEECVDEEISIGDFVMTGGEIPAMAVADAVCRLVPGVLSDPSCYENESHWNGALEAPQYSRPEVWHGRAVPPVLLSGNHAKVEQWRRKQSILRTRRRRPDLYERLDLSSKEDQKLLRELKEELGAEE
- a CDS encoding Single-stranded DNA-binding protein — translated: MQTNTNRIFLRGRMAARPVLSHANHGVDYFTFPLAVRRLSGAEDRLNIVASREQLERLSLCGDGPVSVYGEVRTFNNRSGVGSRLVVSVFARTLAQDEGEDENRLELSGTLCKPPILRATPLGRTICDMILAVNRRYGRADYLPCIAWGSLAYRCGAMEVGDRLSLEGRLQSRTYTKEIDGQPQERTAFEVSVMSLAADDT
- the ribU gene encoding Riboflavin transporter RibU; translation: MSNPATIAKAKRSISARALTVTAMLSAVACVLNMFDFPIPFLIPTFVKMDISDLPELLAAFSLGPWYGVVVTFLKNLLKVIIKGTSTAYAGELCNFILGAAFSFTAGVIYHYKKSRKTALIGALAGAVVMALLSIPCNYYISYPVYTKFMAIDKIIAMYQSIRPGVNGLMECLIIFNAPFTLLKGLLTTVFCFLVYKPLSPILHGSVK